The Flavobacterium commune genome contains a region encoding:
- a CDS encoding Ppx/GppA phosphatase family protein yields the protein MIKIKKYAAIDIGSNAMRLLVVNIVEQEGKETQFNKSSLVRVPIRLGQDAFTVGEISAENSDRMVDAMKAFNLLMKVHKVESYKAFATSAMREAYNGKEVVALIKKKADIKIEIIDGKKEAAIIASTDLHHLLKTDKTYLFVDVGGGSTEFTLFSDGKIVTSRSFKVGTVRLLNEMVHDVVWEEIEKWIKTNTAEFDEVSLIGSGGNINKLFKMSGKMQDKPLSYLYINSQYAFLNSLTYNQRISELGLNPDRADVIIPAVRIYLNAMKWSGARNIYVPKIGLSDGIVKAMYFGKI from the coding sequence ATGATTAAAATTAAAAAATACGCAGCTATCGATATTGGTTCTAATGCCATGCGATTATTAGTTGTCAATATTGTGGAGCAAGAAGGGAAAGAGACTCAATTTAATAAAAGTTCCCTTGTACGTGTGCCAATTCGTTTGGGGCAGGATGCTTTTACAGTGGGAGAAATTTCTGCTGAAAATTCAGACCGAATGGTTGACGCCATGAAAGCATTTAATCTTTTAATGAAAGTGCATAAAGTTGAATCTTACAAAGCTTTTGCTACTTCGGCTATGCGTGAAGCCTATAATGGTAAAGAAGTTGTGGCACTTATCAAGAAAAAGGCCGATATAAAAATCGAAATTATCGATGGAAAAAAAGAAGCGGCTATTATTGCATCGACCGATTTGCACCATTTGTTAAAAACAGATAAGACCTACTTATTTGTTGATGTAGGTGGTGGTAGCACCGAATTCACCTTGTTTTCGGACGGTAAAATTGTTACTTCAAGGTCGTTTAAGGTAGGTACTGTGCGTTTGCTGAACGAAATGGTTCACGATGTGGTATGGGAAGAAATTGAAAAATGGATTAAAACCAATACAGCCGAATTTGATGAAGTTTCTCTGATAGGATCGGGAGGTAATATCAATAAATTATTCAAAATGTCCGGAAAAATGCAAGATAAACCCCTGTCTTATTTGTACATCAATTCGCAATACGCCTTTTTAAATTCGTTAACCTACAATCAGAGAATATCCGAATTAGGTTTGAATCCTGATCGTGCCGACGTAATTATTCCTGCTGTTCGTATTTATCTCAATGCGATGAAATGGAGTGGGGCCAGAAACATCTATGTTCCTAAAATTGGACTTTCGGATGGTATTGTTAAAGCCATGTATTTTGGTAAAATATAA